One Rhizoctonia solani chromosome 1, complete sequence DNA window includes the following coding sequences:
- a CDS encoding GDP-mannose 4,6-dehydratase translates to MSTLNVDAKHIPRSSSPFPNTPVTDKKGNEIKTVGYKRFGFDSEVPIDILRSLYLRPHYVATVSGDQEDSQVAQFVTGQFAEYQSKSIYHPQTQSISYTTLSRFPPVKLLPNSEKKRILVTGGAGFVGSHLVDRLMLLGHDVTVLDNFFTGSKTTVSHWVGHPNFEMVRHDVIEPFMIECDQIYHLACPASPPHYQFNAVKTIKTSFMGTLNMLGLAKRTKARFLITSTSEVYGDPEVHPQSEEYWGHVNPIGPRACYDEGKRDGVDVRVARIFNTFGPRMNPYDGRVVSNFIIQALKGEDMTVYGDGQQTRSFQYIHDLVDGLISLMNSDETRPVNIGNQDEFTILKFAEHVRDIVEKVQKEDGTPLKPKNGTDRVNIIHGPMPTDDPQKRRPDTTRAKEVLQWEPKWTVEMGVEEMVRYYKAKMAEGAI, encoded by the exons ATGTCGACACTCAACGTAGATGCAAAGCATATCCCTCGCTCTTCGTCACCGTTCCCAAATACGCCGGTGACTGACAAGAAGGGCAACGAAATTAAGACGGTAGGATATAAGCGCTTTGGATTCGACTCGGAGGTCCCGATCGATATCCTGCGTTCGCTGTACCTCCGCCCACACTACGTTGCGACTGTTTCAGGGGACCAGGAAGACTCTCAAGTAGCCCAATTTGTGACTGGCCAGTTTGCAGAATATCAGTCCAAATCGATCTACCATCCCCAGACCCAGTCTATCTCGTATACAACCCTAAGTCGCTTCCCCCCCGTGAAATTGCTCCCCAACAGCGAGAAGAAACGCATTCTTGTCACTGGTGGAGCCGGTTTCGTTGGGAGCCATCTCGTCGACCGCCTCATGCTCCTCGGTCACGATGTTACTGTCCTTGATAACTTTTTCACCGGTTCCAAGACTACTGTCTCTCACTGGGTCGGTCATCCCAACTTTGAGATGGTCAGACACGATGTAATCGAACCATTCATGATTGAATGCGACC AAATCTATCACCTCGCGTGCCCTGCATCGCCCCCGCACTATCAATTCAACGCGGTCAAGACTATAAAGACTTCATTTATGGGCACTCTAAACATGCTTGGATTGGCCAAGCGCACCAAAGCGCGTTTCCTCATCACCTCGACCTCAG AGGTATACGGAGACCCAGAGGTCCACCCTCAAAGCGAAGAGTA CTGGGGTCATGTAAACCCTATCGGACCTCGCGCATGCTACGACGAGGGAAAGCGT GACGGCGTCGATGTCCGCGTGGCGCGTATATTCAACACGTTCGGCCCACGCATGAAC CCATACGATGGACGCGTCGTTTCGAACTTTATTATCCAGGCTCTCAAGGGCGAGGACATGACTGTATATGGCGACGGTCAACAGACTCGTTCGTTCCAATACATTCACGATCTCGTCGACGGGCTTATTAGCCTTATGAACTCGGATGAGACTCGCCCCGTGAACATTGGTAACCAGGATGAGTTTACGATCCTCAAATTTGCGGAACACGTAAGGGATATTGTGGAGAAGGTCCAAAAGGAAGATGGCACTCCCCTCAAGCCCAAGAACGGGACGGACAGAGTTAATATCATTCACGGCCCTATGCCAACCGATGATCCCCAGAAGCGTCGTCCCGATACTACGCGTGCAAAGGAAGTCCTTCAATGGGAACCCAAATGGACTGTGGAGATGGGTGTCGAGGAGATGGTTCG TTACTACAAGGCCAAGATGGCCGAGGGTGCTATTTAA
- a CDS encoding GMC oxidoreductase — MLGRLILSLIPLVGAAFSQQSGAWTDPATGIPFQSYVDPVHGIRLSTAFPSAASPTEFVGEIVAPISSKWVGWSLGGGMNSNLLLVAWPNGNSIVASTRMSTGYTMPTVISGFTLTTITAGSGVNATHWKWLFRARDAHRGLGMWGHNTADAHYSNYDDFLDGSVTPPTTTTGPTTTAGPTTTAGPVVTATPYDYIVVGAGAAGIIVADRLSEAGKNVLLIERGGPSTAETGGKEVPPWPSKTSLTKFDIPGLFESMFSGSLPYWWCDDVQPFAGCLIGGGAAINGLLYWYPTDTEWSTSNGWPSGWQIPNAALEKVKARLPATDTPSTDGKRYLTQVYDVVKSILDKQNYSATTINNNPNAKDHVYGHPGYYIKGGKRTGPMDTYLKTAKARSNFKLLTNTKVLSVIRNGAQITGVQTDNNSINGNGVIQLTSKGRVSICGTFWNGKDSVRSTGTESSTYLEGRVILSAGPFGTAKILFGSGIGPSDQISYFAANSALSKYLPPSSQYINLPVGMNVKDNPSVNLVFTHPSVDSYDNWEPIGRAHALLMQIYTFRASRVSCWFLAPNHFWRAYGGSDGKTRYVQGTSRPGACCFTPIYPYNTTAQFTITMYLSTGLTSVGRIGVNDASLRMRAITKPGSRDPVDKAVMVNAINDVLSTYKQVPNLALISPRQRYFYRNPRHPEIGTSSSSSVVDANTKVWNTNNLFVVDSGIIPGMPMGNPQGAIFVMAENAVTKILALSGGA, encoded by the exons ATGCTGGGTCGCCTTATCCTCTCTCTCATTCCCCTCGTGGGAGCAG CGTTCTCACAACAAAGTGGTGCATGGACTGATCCAGCCACTGGCATTCCATTCCAATCCTACGTCGATCCCGTTCACGGCATCCGCCTTAGCACCGCGTTCCCTTCGGCCGCTTCCCCTACTGAATTTGTTGGAGAAATCGTTGCTCCGATTTCCTCGAAATGGGTTGGTTGGTCTCTTGGTGGAGGCATGAACAGCAATCTGCTCTTGGTTGCGTGGCCAAATGGCAATTCAATCGTGGCTTCAACTCGTATGTCTAC AGGTTATACTATGCCCACTGTCATCTCCGGCTTTACGCTCACTACCATTACTGCTGGATCGGGTGTCAATGCTACTCACTGGAAATGGCTCTTCCGTGCCAGGGATGCACATCGTGGAC TTGGTATGTGGGGACACAACACCGCCGATGCGCACTACAGCAACTACGATGATTTCCTGGATGGGAGTGTTACGCCACCGACTACTACAACTGGCCCAACAACTACAGCCGGTCCAACTACAACAGCCGGCCCTGTCGTTACAGCCACGCCGTATGACTATATCGTTGTTGGTGCCGGAGCAGCCGGTATCATTGTTGCGGACCGTCTCTCGGAAGCTGGAAAGAATGTTTTGTTGATCGAACG TGGTGGCCCTAGTACTGCAGAGACAGGAGGCAAAGAAGTTCCGCCCTGGCCGAGCAAAACAAGC CTCACCAAATTCGATATCCCCGGTCTGTTCGAGTCCATGTTCTCAGGATCGTTACCATACTGGTGGTGTGATG ACGTCCAGCCATTCGCAGGTTGTCTTATCGGCGGTGGTGCAGCTATTAACGGACT ACTCTACTGGTACCCAACTGATACTGAGTGGTCCACTTCAAATGGTTGGCCAAGTGGATGGCAGATACCGAACGCTGCACTTGAAAAGGTCAAGGCTAGACTGCCTGCAACAGATACCCCGTCGACGGATGGAAAACGTTACCTCACTCAAGTGTATGATGTTGTCAAGTCTATCTTGGACAAGCAGAACTATTCCGCGACCACTATCAACAATAATCCCAACGCGAAAGACCATGTATATGGTCACCCAGGCTACTAT ATCAAGGGCGGAAAACGCACTGGTCCTATGGATACGTATCTCAAGACGGCCAAGGCTCGATCCAACTTCAAGCTTCTCACCAACACCAAGGTTCTCTCCGTCATTCGCAATGGCGCTCAGATCACAGGTGTTCAAACCGATAACAACTCCA TCAACGGGAACGGAGTCATCCAGCTTACCTCGAAGGGCCGTGTTTCTATCTGCGGGACCTTTTGGAACGGCAAAGATTCTGTTCGG TCAACGGGAACGGAGTCATCCACTTACCTCGAAGGCCGTGTTATTCTATCTGCGGGACCTTTTGGAACGGCAAAGATTCTGTTCGGGTCGGGCATTGGTCCATCTGACCAGATCTCGTACTTTGCTGCGAACTCCGCTCTGTCCAAGTACCTTCCACCTTCGTCACAGTACATCAATCTTCCGGTCGGCATGAACGTCAAGGACAACCCATCGGTCAACCTGGTCTTCACCCACCCTAGCGTCGACTCTTATGACAACTGGGAGCCTATTGGTCGAGCCCACGCACTGCTGATGCAAATCTATACGTTCAGAGCCAGTCGGGTGTCTTGCTGGTTCCTCGCCCCGAATCACTTTTGGCGCGCATACGGTGGCTCTGATGGCAAGACTCGCTATGTCCAGGGTACTTCCCGTCCAGGAGCTTGCTGCTTCACCCCAATATACCCCTACAATACAACGGCGCAGTTCACTATCACAATGTACCTTTCCACCGGCCTCACTTCGGTCGGCCGTATCG GTGTTAATGATGCGTCTTTGAGAATGCGTGCAATTACCAAGCCTGGTTCACGGGATCCCGTCGACAAGGCCGTCATGGTAAATGCCATCAACGATGTGCTTTCTACATACAAGCAGGTCCCCAATCTCGCGCTGATCTCCCCCCGACAACGTTACTTCTATCGAAACCCACGTCACCCAGAG ATTGGTACCAGCTCCTCGAGCTCGGTCGTCGACGCCAACACCAAGGTGTGGAACACAAACAACTTGTTCGTTGTCGACTCGGGTATCATACCTGGCATGCCAATGGGCAACCCTCAAGGAGCCATCTTCGTGATGGCCGAGAATGCGGTGACGAAGATTTTGGCCCTATCTGGTGGAGCTTAG